The following are encoded in a window of Thiohalobacter sp. IOR34 genomic DNA:
- the suhB gene encoding inositol-1-monophosphatase, with translation MHPMLNIAARAARAAGDVIVRHVDRLDELTVTSKDRNDYVSEVDRQAEEVVIRILRKAYPSHGILAEESGSQPGDEYQWIIDPLDGTTNFLHGFPQFSVSIALRHKGRLEQGVIYDPLRQELFTATRGAGAQLNNRRLRVAQRKSLEGALLGTGFPYKHHDYLNPYLGMFRDLLMQTSGIRRPGSAALDLAYVAAGRLDGFWEIGLNIWDIAAGVLLIQEAGGIVGDLAGGHDFLDSGNVVAGNPKVFAALVNTIRPHLTPELGG, from the coding sequence ATGCACCCAATGCTGAACATCGCTGCACGAGCGGCCCGTGCGGCCGGCGACGTCATCGTGCGCCACGTCGACCGCCTCGACGAACTGACGGTCACCAGCAAGGACCGCAACGACTACGTCTCCGAGGTCGACCGCCAGGCCGAGGAGGTGGTCATCCGCATCCTGCGCAAGGCCTACCCCAGCCACGGCATCCTCGCCGAGGAGAGCGGCAGCCAGCCCGGCGACGAATACCAGTGGATCATCGATCCGCTGGACGGCACCACCAATTTCCTGCACGGCTTCCCGCAGTTCTCGGTGTCCATCGCCTTGCGCCACAAGGGCCGTCTGGAACAGGGCGTGATCTACGATCCGCTGCGCCAGGAGCTGTTCACCGCCACCCGCGGCGCCGGTGCCCAACTCAACAACCGCCGCCTGCGCGTGGCGCAGCGCAAGAGCCTGGAGGGGGCGCTGCTCGGCACCGGCTTCCCCTACAAGCACCACGACTATCTCAACCCCTACCTGGGCATGTTCCGCGACCTGCTGATGCAGACCTCCGGCATCCGCCGCCCCGGCTCGGCCGCGCTGGACCTGGCCTATGTCGCCGCCGGGCGCCTGGACGGCTTCTGGGAGATCGGTCTCAACATCTGGGACATCGCCGCGGGGGTGCTGCTGATCCAGGAGGCCGGCGGCATCGTCGGCGATCTGGCCGGCGGCCACGACTTCCTCGACAGCGGCAACGTGGTGGCCGGCAACCCCAAGGTGTTCGCCGCCCTGGTCAACACCATCCGCCCGCATCTGACCCCCGAACTCGGCGGCTAG
- the secF gene encoding protein translocase subunit SecF, with product MQILAGKHNFDFMGRRKLAMLFSLILVLASLGSLLAQGLQLGIDFTGGTLIEVGYPEPVVLEEVRETLRAAGFGDAVVQHFGSARDVLIRIAPRETASSAELSSQVLQALQVKDPGVEMRRVEFVGPQVGEELTEQGGLAMLYALIGILVYVALRFEYRFAVGSVVALLHDVIITLGAFSLFRLEFDLTVLAAILAVIGYSLNDTIVVFDRIRENFRRMRKGTPMEIMNTSINQTLSRTLMTSFTTLLVLIALVVFGGKVIHAFALALIIGVVVGTYSSIYVASSAVLSMGISKQDLMPVKKEGAEVDDRP from the coding sequence ATGCAGATTCTAGCGGGCAAGCACAATTTCGATTTCATGGGCCGGCGCAAACTGGCCATGCTGTTCTCCCTGATCCTGGTCCTGGCCTCGCTCGGTTCGTTGCTTGCGCAGGGTCTGCAGCTTGGCATCGACTTCACCGGCGGCACCCTGATCGAGGTCGGCTATCCCGAGCCGGTGGTGCTGGAGGAGGTGCGGGAGACGCTGCGGGCGGCCGGTTTCGGGGATGCCGTGGTGCAGCACTTCGGCTCGGCGCGTGACGTGCTGATCCGCATTGCGCCCCGCGAGACGGCGAGCAGCGCCGAGCTGTCCAGCCAGGTGCTGCAGGCCCTGCAGGTCAAGGATCCCGGGGTGGAGATGCGGCGCGTCGAGTTCGTCGGTCCCCAGGTCGGCGAGGAGCTGACCGAGCAGGGCGGTCTGGCGATGCTCTATGCGCTGATCGGCATCCTCGTCTATGTCGCGTTGCGTTTCGAGTACCGTTTTGCGGTCGGTTCGGTGGTGGCCCTGCTGCATGACGTGATCATCACCCTTGGGGCCTTCTCCCTGTTCCGGCTGGAGTTCGACCTGACCGTGCTGGCGGCCATCCTCGCGGTGATCGGCTATTCCCTGAACGACACCATCGTGGTCTTCGACCGCATCCGCGAGAACTTCCGGCGGATGCGCAAGGGCACGCCCATGGAGATCATGAACACCTCCATCAACCAGACCCTGTCGCGTACCCTGATGACCTCCTTCACCACGCTGCTGGTGCTGATCGCCCTGGTGGTGTTCGGCGGCAAGGTGATCCACGCCTTCGCCCTGGCGCTGATCATCGGTGTGGTGGTCGGAACCTATTCCTCGATCTATGTCGCCAGCTCGGCGGTACTGTCGATGGGTATCAGCAAGCAGGATCTGATGCCGGTGAAGAAGGAAGGGGCCGAGGTCGACGACCGCCCCTGA
- the secD gene encoding protein translocase subunit SecD, whose amino-acid sequence MINQYPLWKYLLIVVIAVLGIVYALPNLYGEDPAVQISPSRMEQVDEALRERVEAVLEEAGLGYKRIEQGEGRMLVRFEDTETQLTAADQLREALGNRFVVALNLATAEPDWLRALNAKPMYLGLDLRGGVHFLMEVDMDAALAQAEKRYVGEFRDFLRKHEPPIRYITIGRSQGGILARFRSQADRDAALDALSREFGELQFEARDEPGRWLLLARIGKDQQRQIRDFALQQNITTLRNRVNELGVAEPVIQQQGDNRIVVQLPGVQDTARAKEILGATATLEFRLVDEGHDAQQAEASGRIPAGTDLLHERNGQPVLLEKRVIVRGDRITDASSGFDQDTGGPAVIINLDGKGARQMTNGTRDNVGRLMAVVFIENKVETRKVDGKLVKHKQQIREVINIARIREQLGRRFQITGLDSPQEARNLALLLRAGALAAPIEIVEERTVGPSLGKDNIEQGFEAVVIGFSLVLVFMLVWYRSFGLFADIALSMNLVLIVAVLSLLQATLTMPGIAGIVLTVGMAVDANVLIFERIREELRAGNSPQASIHAGYEKAFSTIADANITTLIAAVVLFSFGTGPVKGFAVTLSIGILTSMFTAIMGTRALVNLIYGGRRLSRLSI is encoded by the coding sequence ATGATCAACCAGTATCCGCTTTGGAAGTATCTCCTTATCGTGGTCATCGCCGTGCTCGGCATCGTCTATGCCCTGCCCAATCTGTACGGCGAGGATCCGGCCGTGCAGATCTCGCCGTCGCGCATGGAGCAGGTCGACGAGGCCCTGCGTGAGCGGGTCGAGGCGGTCCTCGAGGAGGCGGGGCTGGGCTACAAGCGGATCGAGCAGGGCGAGGGGCGCATGCTGGTGCGTTTCGAGGATACCGAAACCCAGCTGACAGCTGCCGACCAGCTGCGCGAGGCGCTGGGTAACCGCTTCGTGGTGGCGCTGAACCTGGCCACCGCCGAGCCGGACTGGCTGCGCGCCCTGAACGCCAAGCCGATGTACCTCGGCCTCGATCTGCGCGGCGGCGTGCATTTCCTCATGGAAGTCGACATGGATGCGGCCCTGGCCCAGGCCGAGAAGCGCTATGTCGGCGAGTTCCGCGACTTCCTGCGCAAGCACGAGCCGCCGATCCGTTACATCACCATCGGCCGCAGCCAGGGTGGCATCCTCGCCCGGTTCCGCAGCCAGGCCGATCGCGATGCGGCGTTGGATGCCCTGAGCCGGGAATTCGGCGAGCTGCAGTTCGAGGCCCGCGACGAGCCCGGCCGCTGGCTGCTGCTGGCGCGTATCGGCAAGGACCAGCAGCGCCAGATCCGCGACTTCGCCCTGCAGCAGAACATCACCACCTTGCGCAACCGCGTCAACGAGCTGGGCGTGGCCGAGCCGGTGATCCAGCAGCAGGGCGACAACCGCATCGTGGTCCAGCTGCCCGGCGTGCAGGACACGGCCCGGGCCAAGGAGATCCTCGGCGCCACCGCCACCCTGGAATTCCGCCTGGTCGACGAAGGACACGATGCGCAGCAGGCCGAGGCCAGCGGGCGCATCCCGGCCGGCACCGACCTGCTGCACGAACGCAACGGCCAGCCGGTGCTGCTGGAGAAGCGGGTGATCGTGCGCGGCGACCGCATCACCGACGCCTCTTCGGGCTTCGATCAGGACACCGGCGGCCCGGCGGTGATCATCAACCTGGACGGCAAGGGCGCGCGGCAGATGACCAACGGCACGCGCGACAACGTCGGCCGGCTGATGGCCGTGGTGTTCATCGAGAACAAGGTCGAGACGCGCAAGGTCGACGGCAAGCTGGTCAAGCACAAGCAGCAGATCCGCGAGGTGATCAACATCGCGCGGATCCGCGAGCAGCTCGGCCGGCGCTTCCAGATCACCGGCCTGGATTCGCCGCAGGAAGCGCGCAACCTGGCGCTGCTGCTGCGCGCCGGTGCCTTGGCAGCGCCGATCGAGATCGTCGAGGAGCGTACCGTCGGTCCCAGCCTCGGCAAGGACAACATAGAGCAGGGCTTCGAGGCGGTGGTCATCGGCTTTTCCCTGGTGCTGGTATTCATGCTCGTCTGGTACCGCAGTTTCGGGCTGTTTGCCGACATTGCCCTGAGCATGAACCTGGTGCTGATCGTGGCCGTGCTGTCCCTGTTGCAGGCCACCCTGACCATGCCCGGCATCGCCGGCATCGTGCTCACCGTGGGCATGGCGGTGGACGCCAACGTGCTGATCTTCGAACGCATCCGCGAGGAACTGCGTGCCGGCAACAGTCCCCAGGCGAGCATCCACGCCGGTTATGAGAAGGCCTTCTCGACCATCGCCGATGCCAACATCACTACCCTGATCGCGGCGGTGGTGCTGTTCAGCTTCGGCACCGGACCGGTCAAGGGCTTTGCGGTCACGCTCTCCATCGGCATCCTGACCTCGATGTTCACGGCCATCATGGGCACCCGGGCCCTGGTCAACCTGATCTATGGCGGGCGGCGCCTGAGCCGGCTCTCCATCTGA
- the yajC gene encoding preprotein translocase subunit YajC, whose protein sequence is METLLNFFISAARAEGPAGAGPQQDPLMSFLPLIVIFVVFWFLLIRPQQKKVKEHKAMVEALKKGDEVITNGGLLGKITEVGENYVQLKLADNIEVKVQRHAIASLVPKGSMKEL, encoded by the coding sequence ATGGAAACACTGCTGAATTTCTTCATCTCCGCCGCCCGGGCCGAGGGTCCGGCCGGGGCCGGTCCGCAACAGGATCCGCTGATGAGCTTCCTGCCGCTGATCGTGATCTTCGTCGTCTTCTGGTTCCTGCTGATCCGTCCCCAGCAGAAGAAGGTGAAGGAACACAAGGCGATGGTCGAGGCCCTGAAGAAGGGCGACGAGGTCATCACCAACGGCGGCCTGCTGGGCAAGATCACCGAGGTGGGCGAGAACTACGTGCAGCTCAAGCTGGCCGACAACATCGAGGTCAAGGTGCAGCGCCATGCCATCGCCAGCCTCGTTCCCAAGGGCAGCATGAAAGAACTCTGA